In Moorella sp. Hama-1, a single genomic region encodes these proteins:
- the ychF gene encoding redox-regulated ATPase YchF, whose amino-acid sequence MPLTCGIIGLPLVGKTTLFNLLTQAEAETSAFAGRTKTNIRTAPIPDARLDFLVSLYHPRKVTPATLEIIDVPGLTRGSGAAFLSAVREVDALIHVVRTFRNEAVIHVEGDLNPVRDLETINAELLLADLQLVETRLERIATSKKIKPEMQTEREALEKCREALEAEKPLLEAGLTADEWQDLRHMGFLTSKPMIIVVNIDEDQLRSGHYAGEEEVKAYAEPKGLPVLTLCAELEAEIARLEPGDREDFLREMGIAEPGIDRLARAIYHRLGLISFLTAGEDEVRAWTIQAGTNARAAAGKIHSDIERGFIRAEVVNFADLERCGNMNKVKEEGLARLEGKDYIVQDGDIINFRFNV is encoded by the coding sequence TTGCCCCTGACCTGCGGTATTATCGGTTTACCCCTGGTAGGCAAAACAACCCTGTTTAACCTTCTAACCCAGGCTGAGGCGGAAACCTCGGCCTTTGCCGGCCGTACCAAGACCAACATCCGCACGGCTCCCATACCCGATGCCCGCCTGGATTTCCTGGTATCCCTTTATCATCCTCGCAAGGTCACCCCCGCCACCCTGGAGATTATCGATGTCCCGGGCTTGACGCGGGGCTCCGGAGCGGCTTTCTTGAGTGCTGTCCGGGAAGTAGATGCCCTGATCCATGTCGTCCGTACCTTCCGTAATGAAGCAGTAATCCATGTGGAAGGCGATCTCAATCCGGTACGGGACCTGGAGACAATTAATGCGGAACTGCTTCTGGCGGATCTGCAGCTGGTGGAAACCCGGCTGGAGCGGATTGCCACCAGTAAGAAAATAAAGCCGGAAATGCAGACCGAACGGGAGGCCCTGGAGAAATGCCGGGAGGCCCTGGAAGCCGAAAAGCCCCTGTTGGAAGCCGGCTTGACGGCGGACGAATGGCAGGACCTGCGGCATATGGGCTTTTTGACATCTAAGCCCATGATTATAGTGGTCAATATCGATGAAGACCAGCTCCGCTCCGGGCATTATGCTGGGGAAGAAGAGGTCAAGGCCTATGCTGAACCAAAAGGTTTACCGGTATTGACCCTTTGCGCGGAGTTGGAAGCCGAGATTGCCCGCCTGGAGCCGGGCGACAGGGAAGACTTCCTGCGGGAGATGGGCATCGCCGAACCGGGCATTGACCGCCTGGCCCGGGCGATCTATCACCGCCTGGGTTTGATCTCCTTCTTGACTGCCGGCGAAGATGAGGTCCGGGCCTGGACCATCCAGGCCGGCACCAACGCCCGGGCGGCGGCCGGTAAGATCCATAGCGATATTGAACGGGGTTTCATCCGGGCCGAGGTAGTCAACTTTGCCGACCTGGAGCGGTGCGGCAATATGAATAAAGTTAAGGAAGAGGGCCTGGCCCGTCTGGAGGGTAAAGATTATATAGTTCAGGATGGTGATATTATCAACTTCCGCTTTAATGTTTAG
- a CDS encoding DMT family transporter, which produces MPVLFFILLSVFLGAAAQVLFKVGVQHLDGVVFDLQGFIRLGLSPFILTGLVSFAASFILWLKVLAEVPLSYAYPMVSLGYVLVFLVSWLFLGESLPPLRILGLVLIIAGILAIARS; this is translated from the coding sequence TTCTTCTGTCGGTATTCCTGGGTGCCGCGGCCCAGGTCCTGTTCAAGGTCGGCGTCCAGCATTTGGACGGGGTAGTTTTTGACCTGCAGGGATTTATTCGCCTGGGTCTCAGTCCCTTTATCCTGACCGGGTTGGTGTCCTTCGCCGCCAGCTTTATCCTGTGGCTGAAAGTCCTGGCCGAGGTTCCCCTGAGCTACGCCTACCCCATGGTCAGCCTGGGCTATGTCCTGGTCTTCCTGGTTTCCTGGTTATTCCTGGGGGAAAGCCTGCCGCCCCTGCGCATCCTGGGTCTGGTTCTAATCATTGCCGGTATCCTGGCTATCGCCCGCAGTTAA